The sequence AGTTCAACCCCGCCTATCCATTTGACTATCGCTTTGCTGACGAGAGTTTCCGGGAGCAGTATAAAAGTGAGACGCTCATTGGAAAGCTGGCTAATTACTTTGCCATTATTGCCATTTTTATCGCCTGTCTGGGGTTATTTGGGCTGGCCATGTTTACGGCTGAACAGCGGACCAAAGAAATTGGCGTTCGCAAAGTGCTGGGGGCGTCAGTGACCAGCATCGTGGCGTTACTCTCCAAAGACTTCCTGAAGCTCGTCCTGATTTCCATCTTCATTGCATCGCCCCTGGCCTGGTACGCCATGCACCAATGGCTGGCCGATTTTGCGTATCGAATCGATATTGAGTGGTGGGTATTTGTGCTGGCGGGATTATTGGCCGTGGGCATTGCTCAATTGACGGTTAGTTTTCAGAGTATCAAAGCCGCCCTGATGAATCCGGTGAAGAGCCTGCGAAGTGAATAAGTCACGGAGTCTGGAAAGGAGAGGATCGTTTCTGGTCCCATCGCCCGTTTTCAGATTTTTACACTCCTCAAAAAAACTGAACTGGTCAAATTTTTGAGGAGTGTAAGGCGCATTATTCGTGAGGAGTTCTGTCCGTTTTACGTACAGCAAATGTCCACAATCGGACAACTCGGTTTTTCATAATTAGCAAAAACGTGCTTTTAGCTCAAATCAGGCCACTATTTGACTCTTGGCACCGCATTTGATCGACATTATCGTATAAAATAATAAGGGCATGAAAAGAGCCTTCTTGGGAGAGTTTGAAGAGGTTGTTCTGCTGACCGTAGCGATCCTGGACGAAAGCGCCTATGGAGTTACGGTTACGCAGGAAATCGAGCAGAAAACGGGCCGCGCGGTTGGGTTCAGTACTGTTCACACGACGTTACAACGTCTGGAGGAAAAAGGCTTTTTATCCTCTAGAATGGGCGGTGCCACTGCCGAGCGGGGTGGCCGACGGAAGCGCTTTTTTATGGTAACAGCAGCCGGTCGAAAAGCACTATCTGAGGTCAAACAGATTCGTGAGCAACTGTGGGATTCGCTACCTCCGCAAACCCTTCAACTGATGGGAGGCTAACGAAAAGAATAGTGTAAAATGTATAACAGGTTGTCGATCAGCAGCATCCCTTACACCATCCATTTTACAGTATCAATGATCCATTCCTATGAAAAACCCGCCCCGTTGGGCCGACTGGCTACTGGAAACATTCGGCCATCCCGATACGCGGGAAGAAGTGCAGGGCGACCTGCTCGAACTCTACGATTACTGGACTGAGACGATAGGTGAGCGTAAGGCTCGCTGGCGATATAGCTTGAGTGTTTTGAAATTAATGCGGCCATTGGCTACCCGAAAACAATCTGATGACTATTCCCCTCCCTTTTTTGGGAGCCCTTCCATGATCCGAAATTATCTGAAAATTGCCCTGAGAAACCTTGTTAAGAACAAGATATACTCGTTTATCAATATTGGTGGGCTTGCCATGGGCATGACCGTTGCCATGCTCATTGGCCTATGGATTTATGACGAACTATCGTTTGATAAGTACTTCCAGAATTACGACCGTATTGCGAAGGTCATGCAAAACGGAACGTTCAACGGTGAGGTATTTCATGGAGAATATAATCCAGCACCTATGGGCCAGGAGCTACGGACGGTTTATGCCGATGATTTTTCCCATGTCATCATGTCGTCCTGGACGCGCGATCACATCCTGTCGTATGGCGACAAAAAATTTACCAAAACCGGTAATTATCTGAGTGCTGATGCGCCTGATATGCTAACGCTGAAGATGCTCAGCGGAACGCGGGCCGGTTTAAAAGATCCTTCGTCGATTTTATTGTCAGAATCGGTCGCACAGGCCCTGTTCGGTACGTCCGATCCGGTGGGTAAGCTCATGAAGATCGACAACAAGCTAGACGTGAAAGTGACGGGCGTTTATGAAGATTTTCCCTACAATACCGAGTTCAGAGAAATGAAATTTATTGCTCCGTGGGACCTGTATGTGTCGTCGGAATCTTGGGTGAAACGGGCTCAGGACAATGTCGAATGGGGGAATTTCTCCTGGCAGGTGCTGGCTCAGATCGCGCCGAATGCATCGTTTGAAGCGGTTTCAGACAAAATCAAAAACATTCGGCTCAAACATAATCCCGAAACCGCGTTTATCAAGCCAAAGGTATACCTCCAGCCCATGAGCAAATGGCATCTCTACTCGGGCTGGGATAAATCGGGAAATCTGGATGGACGGATTCAATACGTCTGGCTTTTCGGCATCATTGGCGTGTTTGTGTTACTGCTGGCCTGCATCAACTTCATGAATCTGTCAACGGCCCGCTCCGAAAAACGAGCCAAGGAGGTGGGTATTCGGAAAGCGGTCGGTTCGGTACGGAGTCAGTTGATCAGCCAGTTTTTTAGCGAATCGCTGCTCGTGGTTGCCTTCGCATTTGTACTGTCAATCGTATTGGCGCTACTTATATTGCCTGTTTTCAACGAAGTGGCTGATAAACAGATCGGTATTTTATGGACGAACCCTATTTTCTGGCTTTGCGGTATCGGTTTTAGTTTATTGACTGGCCTGATTGCAGGGAGCTATCCAGCCCTGTACCTATCGTCATTCCAGGCGGTCAAGGTGCTAAAAGGAACCTTTCGGGTCGGCCGGTTTGCGTCGATTCCTCGTCAGGTATTGGTCGTGGTGCAGTTTACGGTTTCCGTCACGCTGATTATTGGAACGATTATCGTGTTTCGGCAAATTGAGCACGCCAAGAGTCGGCCTGTAGGCTATGACCGAAGTGGCCTGATTACCGTTGCGATGAATACGCCGGAATTGCATGATCATTACAATGCCCTTCGCGATGACCTGCTACGAACCGGCGCCGTTGTAGATATGTCGACCTCATCGACCCCCGCAACCGATCTGAATTCGCAGAATAGTGGTTTCGACTGGGTAGGCAAAGACCCTAACTTCAAAGACAACTTTGGAACTATTGCTGTTACGCACGATTTTGGCAAAACAGTCGGCTGGCAATTTGTGCAGGGCCGCGATTTTTCCCGGCAGTTTCCGAGTGATTCATCGGGGATGGTTCTGAATGAAACAGCCGTCCGTTATATGGGTATAAAAGATCCTGTAGGCAAGCAGATCAAATGGAATGATACCCCATATCGAGTGGTCGGGGTTATTAAGGATATGCTGATGGGCTCGCCCTTTGAGCCTGTTTATCAGACCGTATATGTGCTGAATTATGGATGGGCAAATGTCATCAATATTAAGCTTAACACCAATCGAAGTACCAGCGAGTCATTGGCCAGGATCGAAGCCGTTTTTCGCAAATTCAATCCCGGTAGCCCGTTCGATTACCGATTCATCGACCAGCAATATGCCCTGAAATTTGCTGCTGAAGAACGTATTGGCAAGCTCGCATCGGTCTTCGCCATTCTGGCCATTTTCATCTCCAGCCTGGGTCTTTTCGGATTGGCTTCATTTGTGGCCGAACAACGTACCAAAGAAATCGGTGTCCGCAAAGTATTAGGAGCATCTGTCTTAAATGTGTGGAGCATGCTGTCGAAAGACTTCGTTTTTCTGGTGTTGATCGGATTTGGTATTGCTACACCCATTGCCTACTATTTTCTCCATAGCTGGCTTCAGAAATATGAGTACCGAACCGAGATGTCGTGGTGGATTTTTGCTGTATCAGGTTTGGGCGCTTTGGCGGTTACGTTGCTGACAGTGAGTTATCAAAGCATCAAAGCGGCCTTGATTAATCCAGTGAAGTCGTTGCGTAGCGAATAAAGAGAAACCGGCGGACAGGTCTCTAGAAGAGAAATCCATGAACACCAACCCTCAACCACCCCGTTGGACCAACTGGCTTTTGGATGCCTTTGGTGATCCCAACACGGTCGAAGAAGTGCAGGGCGATCTGCTCGAACTCTTCGATTATTGGGTAGAGACCGTGGGTGAACGCGAAGCCCGTTGGCGATATACACTGAACGTACTGAAGTTGTTACGACCATTTGCAAAGTCAACGAACGCGTTTTCGGAATCAGGAAATTCCGGCAGGGAACCGCAGACCATCTTTTTTTTGAGCCTTACCATGTTACGAAACTATTTGAAAATTGCCTGGCGGAACCTTGTGCTCCACAAAGCCTTTACTGCCATTAACATTATTGGGTTGGCTATTGGGCTGGCTACATGCCTGTTGATTGTACTGTTTGTTCTGGATGAACTGAGTTATGATCGCTACCATGCCAAAGCCGACCGTATTTTTCGAGTGAATATACATGGTCAGGTTGGGGGAAAGGAGATTAATACAGCTCCGGTGAGCGTTCCGGTTGGACCAGCGCTGGTTCGTGATTATTTCGGGGTAGAAGCCGCTACCCGCTTTGATCAGGAAGGTACGTTTATCGTAAAGCATAACCATGATAGCTTTAAGGAAGAGCATGTCGTTTTTGCGGATTCCAACTTTTTTGATGTCTTCTCAATACCCTTGCTGAAAGGCAACCCAAAGACGGTATTAACGGAACCGAATACTATCGTCCTGACAGAAACAATTGCCAAAAAATATTTTGGTGAGCAGGACCCAATCGGCCAGACGCTGACGCTCGGTACACGGGGGCTATGTCGAGTAACAGGTGTTTGTCAGGACGTTCCCACAAATACCCACTTTCACTACGATATGTTCGGGTCAATGCGCTCGATTGAGCTTCGTAATACGTGGCTGAGCAGTGGTTGCTATACGTACGTGGTTCTTCGTCCGGGTTATTCGATTGACGACCTAAGGGCTAAAATGCCGGACCTGGTGAAGAAGCACATTGGCTCTGAAATCCAGGCGCTTTTCGGCATTAGTCTGGACGAGTTTACCCGAAAAGGAGATCGGTTCGGATTCGGATTTCAACCCATTACGGATATTCACCTTCACTCAGACCTGGAGGCTGAAATTGAATCCAACAGTGACGTCAAATACATTTATATCTTTTCGATTATCGCGGTATTTATTCTGCTGGTTGCCTGCATCAACTTCATGAACCTATCCACTGCCGGATCGGCCGGACGGGCGAAAGAAGTGGGTATTCGAAAGGTATTGGGGTCAGTGCAACAGCAATTGATCGGGCAATTTTTAAGCGAGTCGGTGCTGATTACATTCATGGCCCTGGTGGTTGCCCTGAGTATCGTAGTGGTTGTGCTGCCAAGCTTTAATCAACTGGCAGGAAAACAGTTTGAACTGAATGTCTTAACGAGTGGCTGGATGCTGGCAGGTATCGTATTGACTTGCCTGTTGATTGGGCTGCTGGCAGGTAGCTACCCCGCCTTTTTCCTGTCTGCATTTAAGCCAGTGAGTGTACTGAAAGGGCAGATGCGGGCCGGGTTCCGTAGCGGATGGCTACGAAATGCACTGGTTACCAGTCAGTTTGTGGTTTCTATTGGGATGATTATTGGAACACTGGTCGTTTATCGGCAGCTCTATTTTATTCAGAATAAAAAAGTAGGATTCGATAAGGATCAGGTTCTTATCCTGCATGATACCTATTCGCTTGGGCCTAAAGGCAAGGCATTCAGATCTGAACTGGCCAAATTATCGCAGGTAATCAATGCAACGCAGGCGGGGTACCTGCCTGCTGGCGTATCGAACAGCGGAAACGATGGATTTCAGCCGGATAATGGGGCTGCCCAGGCAACTATTTACCGGGAGAAAACCTACTACATCGACGAAAATTACCTGCCAACATTAGGGATTAACCTGGCTCAGGGGCGGAATTTCTCGAAAGCTTTTCCCTCCGACAGTTCCGCTATACTGATTAACGAAGCTGCTGCCAAACGATTCGGCTGGAAAGCCCCGGTTGGAAAACGGCTCTGGACAATAGGCAATGGTAGCCCGGAAAGTCGCCGGCTGTATACGATTGTTGGGGTTGTGAAGAATTTCCATTTCGAGTCGATGCACCAGCACATTGCCCCTCTGGTTATGTTTTATGGAGCCGATAATTATCAAATGGCCCTGCGAGTCCGAACCGCAGACATGCCGGGGTTACTAAAAACACTGGAACAGAAATGGAAAGCTCAGACGGATAACCCATTCGCTTATTCATTCTTAAACGAACGATTCAACCGGATTTACCAGTCTGAACAACGGGTTGGCCAATTGTTTGGCATCTTCGCCAGCCTGACCGTCATTATCTCCTGTTTGGGTCTGTTTGGTCTGGCCATGTTTACGGCCCAGCAGCGGACTAAAGAAATCGGCGTTCGCAAAGTACTCGGCGCATCGGTTGGCAGCGTGGTCGCCCTGTTGTCGAAAGATTTCCTGAAACTGGTTCTGGTTGCCATTGTTATTGCCACGCCACTAGCCTGGTATGCCATGAGTCGATGGCTTCAGGATTTTGCCTATAAGATTGATATTGACTGGTGGGTGTTCGTTCTGGCGGCATTCCTGGCAATTGGTATTGCGCTACTGACGGTGAGTTTTCAAAGCATTAAAGCAGCCTTGATGAATCCGGTTCAATCCTTACGATCGGAATGACTATAGGAGTGGATAATGCCATATGAAAGCCAATGAATGCCCCTTCATCTTTCTTTTACATTAGCCATTAGTCGTTTCCATTATGAAACCACCCCGCTGGGCCAATAGACTGCTGGACTCCTTTGGTGATCCCAACACAGTAGAAGAAGTACAGGGCGACCTGCTCGAACTCTATACCTACTGGGTTGAGACAATCGGTGAGCGACGTGCCCGCTGGCGCTATGGCCTGAGTGTGCTGAAATTACTGCGGCCATTGGCCAAAAGAAGACCATTTTCCGATTATGATTCACCCTTTTTTTTGAGCCCTGCTATGATCCGGAATTATTTTAAAATCGCCTGGCGGAATCTGATTCGCAACAAAGCTTTTTCCGTCATCAACATTTCAGGGCTGACCTTGGGTATGGCTTCCAGCCTGCTGATATTCCTGTGGATTCAGGATGAATTGAGCATAGGTACTCAGTACGAAAACAGCGCGGATCTGTACCGAATCATGGAGAACGAGATTGCCGACGGCCGAATCGTTACCGATGAGGACACTCCCGGAATTTTAGCTGATGAACTCAAAAAGCAATTTCCAGAGGTTGTTTATGCGGCTGGTTTTTCAAGCCCGGAACAGCATGTGCTGACTGTAGGTGAGAAAGCTACCAGGCAGACTGGCCATTTTGTTGGTTCCGACTGGTTAACGATGTACAGTATTCCGTTAGTAGCCGGAACCTATGCCAATGCACTTAACTCGCCCAACAGCCTGGCCATTTCAAGAAAGATAGCTGAAATCTATTTTGGCAACCCACAGGCGGCTCTGGGTAAATCCATTCGATTCGACAGCTGGAACGACTATCAGGTTACGGCCGTATTTGATAATTTACCCGCCAGTTCACCCGATAAGTATGATTTTTTGCTGAATTGGCAGAAGTACTTGAAGCGGGAGCCCTGGCTCGACCAGTGGGAAAATGCAGGGCCGGGAACCCGCCTGCAACTTCGTCCAGATGCCAATCCGGCTGTCGTTGATGCCAAGCTCAAAACGTTTCTGAAGGGCAGGAATAAGGACATTGGTCCGAATTTTAACATTCAGCTATTCCTGCAACCCGAGTCTGAAGCGTACCTGTATTCTAACTTCAAAAACGGCCATCGCGATGGCGGACGCATCGAATATGTGCGGCTATTTGTCATTGTGGCCGTGTTTTTACTTTTTATTGCCTGCATCAACTTCATGAATCTGGCGACGGCTCGTTCGGTCAAACGAGCGCGTGAAGTGGGTGTTCGTAAGGTGGTGGGGGCTAAACGGGCATCGCTGATGGGGCAGTTTATGGGCGAAGCCATGCTCCTGACTACGCTGGCGCTTGGTCTGGCGATTGGGTTGGTAGCGCTGGTTCTGCCCGTATTTAATCAGCTAACCGATAAGCACCTTATACTCCCCTTTAACCAGCCTCTTCTCTGGATAGGTCTTCCCGTATTGCTGGTGGTTACGGGGGCTTTGGCCGGAAGCTATCCAGCGTTGTTTTTGTCGTCGCTCAAGCCGGTACTCGTGCTGAAAGGAACGCTCCGTTTGGGTGCTGGGGCCCAACTGTTTCGACGGGGGTTGGTCGTATTTCAGTTTGTCTTATCGATGCTGCTGATCATCGGAACCGTCGTTATTTATCGACAACTGCACTATATCCAAACGAAGAATCTTGGCTACGATCGGGAAAATCTGATCAGGATTCAGGGCGAAGGTGAAATAGCCCAAAAATTCCAGCTTTTTAAACAGGAACTCCTCCAGAAGCCAGGTATTCAGTCGGTTTCACACATACAGACAAGCCCGCTGCAAAACGGAAATACGACCGACGGCGTAAACTGGGTGGGCAAAGATCCTACATCCGCTATTCAATTCAACAATACCTGGGTTGGCTACGATTTTGCTAAAACGATGAAAGTTAACATCATTCGCGGTCGTGATTTCTCGCCCAGTTTTGGCACAGATTCGAGCAATTACCTCATCAACCAGGCTGCTGCCAAACGAATTGGTTATAAAGACCCGATCGGACAGCCCTTATCGTTCGGACAAAAACCGGGAACAATTGTGGGGCTGATCGAGGATTTTCATTTCAACTCACTACACAATCCGATCCGTCCACTCATTATCCGGTTAGCCGAAACCTGGAACCATGACAATATTCTGATTCGTACCAAACCTGGACAAACCGAACAGGCATTAGCCAGTGTCGAGAAACTTTGCCATAGACTAAATCCGAAGTTTCCATTTGCTTATTCGTTTGTCGACTCCGACTTTGCGACGCTCTATAAAAGCGAAACAGTTGTTGGTACGCTGGCTACCGTTTTCGCGTTCCTGGCTATTTTCATTGCCTGTCTTGGCTTATTTGGTTTAGCCGCTTTCACTACCGAGCAGCGGACCAAAGAAATTGGGGTCCGGAAAGTACTCGGCGCATCGGTTTACAGCATTGCCACCCTGCTCTCCAAAGACTTTTTGAAGCTGGTTCTGGTCGCCATTGTTACGGCCTCTCCAATTGCCTGGTACGTGATGAATCAATGGCTTCAGAATTTCGCCTACAAAATTACCATCAGCTGGTGGGTGTTTGTGTTGGCGGGTTTCCTTGCAATTGGTATTGCTTTATTGACGGTGAGTTTCCAGAGTATCAAAGCGGCCCTGATGAATCCAGTCAAATCATTACGATCGGAATAAAGACCGAACCGGCAGACTGGTTTTTATTCAAATAGAACATGGCTACCAATCCATCACCTCGCTGGGCCACATGGCTTCTGAAGACCTTCGGGAATCCCGACACTTCGGAAGAAGTTGAAGGCGATCTGCTCGAACTCTACGACTTCTGGGTACAGACCGTAGGGGTGCGAAAAGCCAATTGGCGCTATACGTTCAGCGCGCTCAAGTTAGTAAGGCCATTCGCCAAACGAAAAAAGACAAACGGTTATCCAACAAGCTATCTATACAGCCCAACCATGATACGTAACTATTTTAAAATCGCGTGGAGGAATCTGCTAAAATATAAACTTTTTTCTCTAATTAATATAGTAGGATTAAGTCTTGCCATTCCTTCCGCATTGATGGCATTAATTCAAATTGTGAATTATTACGAATACGATAATTCTCACCGGGATAGCGACCGGATAGTACGAATAATAACTGACGAAAAAAATAAAGATGGCGAACTGACAAACTGGGCATCAAGCCCTGTTCTATTAGCCAAACATATCAAGGAAAATTTTGCGGGTATAGATAATTCGGCGACTATAATAAGAGATTTCGATTGGGTTTTGAGCAACGGAATAAAAACAAAAAACATAAAGGCTATTTATACCGATGAATCTTTTTTTCAATTATTTAATTTTCCATTAGAAAAAGGAACTTATCCCGTTGAACCTAATACAATTGTTCTCACCTACGAGACTGCTCAATGGTTCTTTAGAGATGCAAATCCGATTGGTAACATTCTTGAAAATCCAAAGTATGGCGCTTTTAAAATTGTTGGGGTTTTAAAGCCATTTAATCAGAAAAAAACTCAGTTCAGAACCGATGCAATCGTACCAATGATCGGTTATCGGGGTCTCAATAGTAAAACAATTAATTGGTCAGCACTGAATGCACACACGTTTATAAAAATAGCAAAGGGCAAGACTTCCATCGACCTTGATAAGCAGTTATCCCAAACTTCGGCAGAAGTCAATAAATTAATTGGACCGGCGGTAAATACAACCCTGCGTTTCAAAGCACAATACTTGGCAGAAATCTCACCATCAAAGGAAATATTAAAGAACGACCCCTATATTCAGGACTACAGAAGTATCTATATAAATTTTGGATTTCAATTAATTATCATTTTACTGGCAGCTTTTAATTATATCAATCTTACTCTTGCCCGATCCATGAACCGAGGCCGTGAAGTAGGTGTAAGAAAAGTAATGGGTGCAACAAAATCTCAGCTTATTCTTCAATTTTTAACTGAATCGGTATTAGTTTCTTATTTAGCCCTGGGTATTGGTTTGTTTTTATTATGGTTTATAAAGAAGCAGGTTCATGTTTCATGGCTCAATTGGGATATTGATCATCTGGGCTACCTTATTCTGTTGTTTTTCATTTTCAACCTGATTCTGGGTTTAGTAGCTGGTGCGTCTCCAAGTCTTATATTGTCTTCCTTTCAACCTGTCAACGTGTTAAAAGGAAGCATTTTGCCTACGACTTTTGGTAAAATAGGTTTACGAAAATCATTAATAATCGGTCAATTTACGATAGCGTTGACATATATATTTTTTACTGGGCATGCGTTTTATCAAACAAATTATATGGCCACAGATAATGAAAATTACCGACGTGATCATATACTCAATATAAACCTGGCAGGAAATCAAAATAAACAGTTTGCTGCTGAGATCAGTACCATTAAAGACGTCCAAAAAATAGGGTATACCTCCCTTAGTTTTGGTAACAAACCAATCTATTATAGTATTAAAAATAGCAAAAATGAAGCCCCAAGGCCAGCGTTTTATTATGCCACAGACCATAATTTTATTGACAATATGGGTCTGGAAATTATGGCGGGAAAAAACCTGATTGAAAATAATTCAGAATCGCCATCACCTATGATTGTTGTAAACCAAAAGTTAGTAGAAAATCTTAAACTTGGTTCTGAACAAGACGCAATAGGAAAGCTCATTCTTGTGAATGATACTCTTTCCGCAACCATTATAGGGGTTGTTTCAAATTTTTGCCATTATGATTATGAACGTAAAATAGAGCCCATAGTTTTCCAGTACCAGCCTTCATTATTTAAAATTATGTGCCTGAAAACAAGCGCTGTAAACAATAGAAAAGCGCTCGAAGCCACAATTAAAAACGTATGGAAGAAACACAATCCTTACCTGGAAATGAACGCTTTATGGCTGGATACGGATATGTACGAACGCTATTATCCTTATGAAGACATGCAGTTTGCGGGAATGGAAAGCACTGTGATTCTCGTGATAGCCATATTAGGACTCATCGGTATACTTACTTACAGTTTAGAAAAACGAACGAAAGAAATCGGTATAAGAAAAGTAATGGGCGCCACTGGCTCTGAAGTGATAAAATTGATGTCAGCTGACTTTATTAAACTGCTGGCCATTGCTACTGCAATAGCCATTCCTCTCGGAATAGCCATCGCCTTGTACATGAATAGTTATCTTGTTTTTAATAATGGGATAAGTTATTTAACCATGTCCTTTCTTCTATTAATTGTCTTGGGTATTGCGTTAGGGGTGGTGGGATATTTTTCATGGAAAGCAGCCCAAACCAACCCGGCAAAAACATTGAGGGCAGAGTAATATTTATTAAAAAATGAGTAAAAAACCATGAAGCCAACTCTCCCTCCCCGTTGGGCATCTACTCTCCTGAGTTGGTGGGCCGACCCCAACACTTCGGAAGAGGTTCAGGGCGACTTGCTCGAACTCTACGACTTCTGGGTACAGACCGTTGGCGAGCGAAAAGCGCGCTGGCGATATGCCCTGAATGCATTGAAACTAATACGGCCACTGGCTAAGCCAAAATCATCGTTAGACTACCCCTCACCTTTTTTACTAAGTCCTGGTATGATACGTAATTATGTCAAAATCGCTTTTCGAAACCTCGCCAAAAGCAAGGGTTATTCCTTCATTAACATCA comes from Spirosoma aureum and encodes:
- a CDS encoding PadR family transcriptional regulator, with protein sequence MKRAFLGEFEEVVLLTVAILDESAYGVTVTQEIEQKTGRAVGFSTVHTTLQRLEEKGFLSSRMGGATAERGGRRKRFFMVTAAGRKALSEVKQIREQLWDSLPPQTLQLMGG
- a CDS encoding ABC transporter permease, yielding MKNPPRWADWLLETFGHPDTREEVQGDLLELYDYWTETIGERKARWRYSLSVLKLMRPLATRKQSDDYSPPFFGSPSMIRNYLKIALRNLVKNKIYSFINIGGLAMGMTVAMLIGLWIYDELSFDKYFQNYDRIAKVMQNGTFNGEVFHGEYNPAPMGQELRTVYADDFSHVIMSSWTRDHILSYGDKKFTKTGNYLSADAPDMLTLKMLSGTRAGLKDPSSILLSESVAQALFGTSDPVGKLMKIDNKLDVKVTGVYEDFPYNTEFREMKFIAPWDLYVSSESWVKRAQDNVEWGNFSWQVLAQIAPNASFEAVSDKIKNIRLKHNPETAFIKPKVYLQPMSKWHLYSGWDKSGNLDGRIQYVWLFGIIGVFVLLLACINFMNLSTARSEKRAKEVGIRKAVGSVRSQLISQFFSESLLVVAFAFVLSIVLALLILPVFNEVADKQIGILWTNPIFWLCGIGFSLLTGLIAGSYPALYLSSFQAVKVLKGTFRVGRFASIPRQVLVVVQFTVSVTLIIGTIIVFRQIEHAKSRPVGYDRSGLITVAMNTPELHDHYNALRDDLLRTGAVVDMSTSSTPATDLNSQNSGFDWVGKDPNFKDNFGTIAVTHDFGKTVGWQFVQGRDFSRQFPSDSSGMVLNETAVRYMGIKDPVGKQIKWNDTPYRVVGVIKDMLMGSPFEPVYQTVYVLNYGWANVINIKLNTNRSTSESLARIEAVFRKFNPGSPFDYRFIDQQYALKFAAEERIGKLASVFAILAIFISSLGLFGLASFVAEQRTKEIGVRKVLGASVLNVWSMLSKDFVFLVLIGFGIATPIAYYFLHSWLQKYEYRTEMSWWIFAVSGLGALAVTLLTVSYQSIKAALINPVKSLRSE
- a CDS encoding ABC transporter permease encodes the protein MNTNPQPPRWTNWLLDAFGDPNTVEEVQGDLLELFDYWVETVGEREARWRYTLNVLKLLRPFAKSTNAFSESGNSGREPQTIFFLSLTMLRNYLKIAWRNLVLHKAFTAINIIGLAIGLATCLLIVLFVLDELSYDRYHAKADRIFRVNIHGQVGGKEINTAPVSVPVGPALVRDYFGVEAATRFDQEGTFIVKHNHDSFKEEHVVFADSNFFDVFSIPLLKGNPKTVLTEPNTIVLTETIAKKYFGEQDPIGQTLTLGTRGLCRVTGVCQDVPTNTHFHYDMFGSMRSIELRNTWLSSGCYTYVVLRPGYSIDDLRAKMPDLVKKHIGSEIQALFGISLDEFTRKGDRFGFGFQPITDIHLHSDLEAEIESNSDVKYIYIFSIIAVFILLVACINFMNLSTAGSAGRAKEVGIRKVLGSVQQQLIGQFLSESVLITFMALVVALSIVVVVLPSFNQLAGKQFELNVLTSGWMLAGIVLTCLLIGLLAGSYPAFFLSAFKPVSVLKGQMRAGFRSGWLRNALVTSQFVVSIGMIIGTLVVYRQLYFIQNKKVGFDKDQVLILHDTYSLGPKGKAFRSELAKLSQVINATQAGYLPAGVSNSGNDGFQPDNGAAQATIYREKTYYIDENYLPTLGINLAQGRNFSKAFPSDSSAILINEAAAKRFGWKAPVGKRLWTIGNGSPESRRLYTIVGVVKNFHFESMHQHIAPLVMFYGADNYQMALRVRTADMPGLLKTLEQKWKAQTDNPFAYSFLNERFNRIYQSEQRVGQLFGIFASLTVIISCLGLFGLAMFTAQQRTKEIGVRKVLGASVGSVVALLSKDFLKLVLVAIVIATPLAWYAMSRWLQDFAYKIDIDWWVFVLAAFLAIGIALLTVSFQSIKAALMNPVQSLRSE
- a CDS encoding ABC transporter permease codes for the protein MKPPRWANRLLDSFGDPNTVEEVQGDLLELYTYWVETIGERRARWRYGLSVLKLLRPLAKRRPFSDYDSPFFLSPAMIRNYFKIAWRNLIRNKAFSVINISGLTLGMASSLLIFLWIQDELSIGTQYENSADLYRIMENEIADGRIVTDEDTPGILADELKKQFPEVVYAAGFSSPEQHVLTVGEKATRQTGHFVGSDWLTMYSIPLVAGTYANALNSPNSLAISRKIAEIYFGNPQAALGKSIRFDSWNDYQVTAVFDNLPASSPDKYDFLLNWQKYLKREPWLDQWENAGPGTRLQLRPDANPAVVDAKLKTFLKGRNKDIGPNFNIQLFLQPESEAYLYSNFKNGHRDGGRIEYVRLFVIVAVFLLFIACINFMNLATARSVKRAREVGVRKVVGAKRASLMGQFMGEAMLLTTLALGLAIGLVALVLPVFNQLTDKHLILPFNQPLLWIGLPVLLVVTGALAGSYPALFLSSLKPVLVLKGTLRLGAGAQLFRRGLVVFQFVLSMLLIIGTVVIYRQLHYIQTKNLGYDRENLIRIQGEGEIAQKFQLFKQELLQKPGIQSVSHIQTSPLQNGNTTDGVNWVGKDPTSAIQFNNTWVGYDFAKTMKVNIIRGRDFSPSFGTDSSNYLINQAAAKRIGYKDPIGQPLSFGQKPGTIVGLIEDFHFNSLHNPIRPLIIRLAETWNHDNILIRTKPGQTEQALASVEKLCHRLNPKFPFAYSFVDSDFATLYKSETVVGTLATVFAFLAIFIACLGLFGLAAFTTEQRTKEIGVRKVLGASVYSIATLLSKDFLKLVLVAIVTASPIAWYVMNQWLQNFAYKITISWWVFVLAGFLAIGIALLTVSFQSIKAALMNPVKSLRSE
- a CDS encoding FtsX-like permease family protein; this encodes MATNPSPRWATWLLKTFGNPDTSEEVEGDLLELYDFWVQTVGVRKANWRYTFSALKLVRPFAKRKKTNGYPTSYLYSPTMIRNYFKIAWRNLLKYKLFSLINIVGLSLAIPSALMALIQIVNYYEYDNSHRDSDRIVRIITDEKNKDGELTNWASSPVLLAKHIKENFAGIDNSATIIRDFDWVLSNGIKTKNIKAIYTDESFFQLFNFPLEKGTYPVEPNTIVLTYETAQWFFRDANPIGNILENPKYGAFKIVGVLKPFNQKKTQFRTDAIVPMIGYRGLNSKTINWSALNAHTFIKIAKGKTSIDLDKQLSQTSAEVNKLIGPAVNTTLRFKAQYLAEISPSKEILKNDPYIQDYRSIYINFGFQLIIILLAAFNYINLTLARSMNRGREVGVRKVMGATKSQLILQFLTESVLVSYLALGIGLFLLWFIKKQVHVSWLNWDIDHLGYLILLFFIFNLILGLVAGASPSLILSSFQPVNVLKGSILPTTFGKIGLRKSLIIGQFTIALTYIFFTGHAFYQTNYMATDNENYRRDHILNINLAGNQNKQFAAEISTIKDVQKIGYTSLSFGNKPIYYSIKNSKNEAPRPAFYYATDHNFIDNMGLEIMAGKNLIENNSESPSPMIVVNQKLVENLKLGSEQDAIGKLILVNDTLSATIIGVVSNFCHYDYERKIEPIVFQYQPSLFKIMCLKTSAVNNRKALEATIKNVWKKHNPYLEMNALWLDTDMYERYYPYEDMQFAGMESTVILVIAILGLIGILTYSLEKRTKEIGIRKVMGATGSEVIKLMSADFIKLLAIATAIAIPLGIAIALYMNSYLVFNNGISYLTMSFLLLIVLGIALGVVGYFSWKAAQTNPAKTLRAE